One region of Polynucleobacter sp. SHI8 genomic DNA includes:
- the rplC gene encoding 50S ribosomal protein L3, with protein sequence MSLGLIGRKVGMTRLFTDEGDSIPVTVIDVSNNRVAQIKTQETDGYDAVQLAHGERRASRVTKAMAGHFAKAGVMAGNALNEFRIDASKLADLQAGSTVGVDSFTVGQKVDVQGVTIGKGYAGTIKRYHFASGRASHGNSRSHNVPGSIGMAQDPGRVFPGKRMTGHLGDVTRTVQNLEIARVDAERQLLLVKGAVPGSRGGKVIVTPAIKAPAAKS encoded by the coding sequence ATGAGCTTAGGCTTGATCGGCCGGAAGGTCGGCATGACTCGCTTGTTTACAGATGAAGGTGACTCAATTCCAGTCACTGTAATCGATGTAAGCAACAACAGAGTCGCACAAATCAAAACTCAGGAAACTGATGGCTATGATGCTGTTCAGTTAGCTCACGGCGAACGCCGTGCATCACGTGTTACCAAAGCAATGGCTGGTCATTTTGCTAAAGCTGGAGTGATGGCTGGTAACGCACTTAACGAATTCAGAATTGACGCAAGTAAACTCGCTGACCTGCAAGCAGGCTCAACTGTTGGCGTTGATTCTTTCACTGTAGGCCAGAAGGTAGACGTCCAAGGCGTCACTATTGGTAAAGGTTACGCTGGTACTATTAAGCGCTACCACTTTGCCTCAGGTCGCGCAAGTCATGGTAATTCAAGATCACATAACGTACCGGGATCTATAGGTATGGCTCAAGATCCTGGACGCGTATTCCCTGGTAAGCGTATGACAGGACATTTAGGTGATGTGACTAGAACAGTACAAAACCTAGAAATAGCCCGCGTAGATGCAGAAAGACAACTCTTGTTAGTTAAGGGAGCTGTACCTGGATCACGTGGTGGAAAAGTAATTGTTACGCCGGCGATTAAAGCGCCTGCTGCTAAATCTTAA
- the rplW gene encoding 50S ribosomal protein L23, whose translation MIQTRKNEHRLLSILLGPVISEKATMVADKNEQVVFEVARDANKLEIKGAVEMLFKVEVESVQVVNQKGKAKRFGRFEGRRNHVKKAYVSLKPGQEINFESEVK comes from the coding sequence ATGATACAAACCCGTAAAAATGAACATCGCCTATTAAGCATTTTGCTTGGCCCTGTAATTTCTGAAAAAGCAACTATGGTCGCTGATAAAAACGAACAAGTTGTTTTTGAAGTGGCTCGTGATGCAAATAAGTTGGAAATTAAAGGTGCCGTTGAAATGTTGTTCAAGGTTGAGGTTGAGTCGGTTCAGGTGGTCAATCAAAAAGGTAAGGCAAAGCGCTTTGGCCGTTTTGAAGGGCGTCGTAATCATGTGAAAAAAGCCTACGTTTCTTTGAAGCCGGGTCAAGAGATTAACTTTGAGTCGGAGGTTAAATAA
- the tuf gene encoding elongation factor Tu codes for MAKEKFERTKPHVNVGTIGHVDHGKTTLTAAITTVLSKAFGGEAKAYDQIDAAPEEKARGITINTAHVEYETQNRHYAHVDCPGHADYVKNMITGAAQMDGAILVCSAADGPMPQTREHILLARQVGVPYIVVFLNKCDMVDDEELLELVEMEVRELLSKYDFPGDDTPIIKGSAKLALEGDEGPLGKQAIMALAEALDTYIPTPERAVDGAFLMPVEDVFSISGRGTVVTGRIERGIVKVGEEIEIVGIRATQKTTCTGVEMFRKLLDQGQAGDNVGILLRGTKREDVERGQVLCKPGSILPHTEFTGSVYVLSKDEGGRHTPFFNNYRPQFYFRTTDVTGAIELPKDKEMVMPGDNVEISVKLIAPIAMEEGLRFAIREGGRTVGAGVVSKIIA; via the coding sequence ATGGCAAAAGAGAAGTTTGAGCGGACGAAGCCGCACGTAAACGTCGGAACAATTGGTCACGTTGACCATGGTAAGACAACATTAACTGCAGCGATAACAACGGTGTTGTCAAAAGCGTTTGGTGGAGAAGCCAAAGCGTATGACCAAATTGATGCGGCGCCAGAAGAGAAGGCGCGCGGTATTACGATTAATACAGCGCACGTTGAGTATGAGACGCAGAATCGTCACTACGCACACGTTGATTGCCCAGGCCACGCTGACTATGTAAAGAACATGATTACCGGCGCAGCCCAAATGGACGGCGCGATTTTAGTTTGTTCAGCAGCTGATGGTCCAATGCCACAAACACGTGAGCACATTTTGCTTGCACGTCAGGTTGGTGTTCCGTACATCGTTGTATTTTTAAATAAATGCGACATGGTGGATGATGAAGAATTATTAGAACTCGTTGAAATGGAAGTGCGTGAGTTGTTGTCCAAGTATGATTTCCCTGGCGATGACACACCAATCATTAAAGGTTCAGCAAAATTAGCATTAGAGGGCGACGAAGGCCCACTCGGCAAGCAAGCGATTATGGCTTTAGCCGAGGCATTAGATACATACATTCCGACACCTGAGCGTGCTGTTGACGGCGCGTTCTTGATGCCTGTAGAAGACGTGTTCTCGATCTCTGGTCGCGGAACTGTGGTTACAGGTCGTATCGAGCGTGGCATTGTAAAAGTTGGTGAAGAGATTGAGATTGTTGGTATTCGCGCCACACAAAAGACGACATGTACGGGTGTTGAGATGTTCCGTAAGTTGTTAGATCAAGGTCAAGCTGGCGATAACGTTGGTATCTTGTTGCGTGGTACAAAGCGTGAAGACGTTGAGCGCGGTCAAGTGTTGTGTAAGCCAGGTTCAATTTTGCCGCATACAGAATTTACAGGTAGCGTATACGTTTTATCGAAAGATGAAGGCGGCCGTCATACACCATTCTTTAACAACTATCGCCCGCAGTTTTACTTCCGTACAACGGACGTAACTGGCGCGATTGAGTTGCCAAAAGATAAAGAAATGGTAATGCCTGGTGATAACGTTGAAATTAGCGTGAAGTTAATTGCGCCGATCGCGATGGAAGAAGGTTTACGTTTCGCGATTCGTGAAGGTGGCCGTACCGTTGGTGCTGGTGTTGTTTCTAAAATTATTGCTTAA
- the rplD gene encoding 50S ribosomal protein L4 — translation MELKLLEANGKIGEAVSASPEVFEREYNEALVHQVVIAYQANARSGNRAQKDREMVHHTTKKPWNQKGTGRARAGMSSSPLWRGGGRIFPNSPDENFSHKVNKKMYRAGMRSILSQLAREGRLNVVDDFNLDAPKTKLLAAKVKAMGLESVLIILDKVDENLHLASRNLHKVAIVEPKHADPLSLVHYQNILVGKTAIAQIEEMLK, via the coding sequence ATGGAACTCAAGCTCCTAGAAGCAAATGGAAAAATTGGTGAGGCTGTATCAGCTTCACCAGAGGTATTCGAAAGAGAATACAACGAAGCTTTAGTGCACCAGGTTGTGATTGCTTATCAAGCAAATGCAAGAAGCGGTAATCGCGCACAAAAAGACCGTGAAATGGTTCATCACACAACCAAGAAGCCTTGGAATCAAAAAGGTACTGGACGCGCGAGAGCTGGTATGTCATCTTCACCATTATGGCGTGGAGGTGGACGGATATTCCCGAACTCGCCTGATGAGAATTTTTCACACAAAGTAAACAAGAAAATGTACCGTGCGGGTATGAGATCGATTTTGTCTCAATTAGCTCGCGAAGGTCGCCTAAATGTTGTTGATGACTTCAATTTAGATGCTCCAAAAACTAAGCTCTTGGCAGCTAAGGTAAAAGCGATGGGTCTTGAATCTGTTCTCATTATTTTGGATAAGGTAGATGAAAACTTGCATTTGGCATCGCGTAACTTGCACAAAGTTGCTATCGTAGAGCCAAAGCATGCTGATCCTTTATCACTCGTTCACTATCAAAATATTTTGGTTGGTAAAACAGCGATAGCGCAAATTGAGGAGATGCTCAAATGA
- the rpsJ gene encoding 30S ribosomal protein S10: MQSQKIRIRLKAFDYRLIDQSAAEIVDTAKRTGAVVKGPVPLPTRIERFDILRSPHVNKTSRDQLEIRTHLRLMDIVDPTEKTVDALMKLDLPAGVDVEIKLQ, from the coding sequence ATGCAAAGCCAAAAAATTAGAATTCGTTTAAAAGCATTTGACTATCGATTAATTGATCAGTCAGCTGCTGAAATCGTAGATACAGCAAAAAGAACAGGTGCTGTTGTAAAAGGACCAGTTCCATTGCCAACACGTATTGAGCGCTTTGATATTTTGCGCTCACCACACGTTAATAAAACTTCACGTGATCAGTTAGAAATCCGTACTCATTTACGTTTAATGGATATCGTAGATCCCACAGAAAAAACAGTTGATGCATTGATGAAATTAGATTTGCCCGCTGGTGTTGATGTAGAAATTAAATTGCAGTAA
- the fusA gene encoding elongation factor G, with protein MARKTPIERYRNIGISAHIDAGKTTTTERILFYTGVNHKIGEVHDGAATMDWMEQEQERGITITSAATTAFWKGMGGNYPEHRINIIDTPGHVDFTIEVERSMRVLDGACMVYCAVGGVQPQSETVWRQANKYRVPRLAFVNKMDRTGANFFKVHDQMRARLKANPIPIQIPIGAEENFKGVVDLVKMKAILWDEESQGIKFNYEEIPAELLDTANEWREKMLEAAAESSEELMDKYLSGEPLSEEEVKIALRARTLAGEIVPMMCGSAFKNKGVQAMLDGVIDYMPAPSDIPPVTGELENGEKTERHATDDEKFSALAFKIMTDPFVGQLIFFRVYSGVINSGDTIYNPIKGKKERIGRILQMHANQREEIKEVRAGDIAAAVGLKDATTGETLCDPSSIIILERMVFPEPVISQAVEPKTKVDQEKMGIALNRLAQEDPSFRVKTDEESGQTIISGMGELHLEILVDRMKREFGVEATVGKPQVAYRETIRKVCEEIEGKFVKQSGGRGQYGHVVLKLEPQEPGKGYEFVDAIKGGVVPREYIPAVDKGIQETLNNGVVAGYPVVDIKATLFFGSYHDVDSNENAFKMAGSMAFKEGMRRASPVLLEPMMAVEVETPEDFMGNVMGDLSSRRGILQGMDDIAGGGGKIVRAEVPLAEMFGYSTGLRSLTQGRATYTMEFKHYAEAPKNVADAVIASKAK; from the coding sequence GTGGCACGAAAGACCCCCATCGAGCGTTATCGCAATATTGGAATTTCAGCACATATTGATGCTGGTAAAACGACAACAACTGAACGTATCCTGTTTTATACAGGTGTAAACCATAAAATTGGTGAAGTTCACGATGGCGCAGCCACAATGGACTGGATGGAGCAAGAGCAGGAGCGAGGTATTACTATTACTTCTGCTGCAACGACTGCTTTCTGGAAAGGCATGGGTGGTAACTACCCAGAGCATCGCATCAATATTATTGATACCCCAGGACACGTTGACTTTACTATCGAAGTAGAACGTTCAATGCGTGTTTTGGACGGTGCATGTATGGTTTATTGTGCAGTTGGTGGCGTACAACCACAGTCAGAGACTGTTTGGCGTCAGGCTAATAAATATCGTGTACCACGTCTGGCCTTTGTAAATAAGATGGACCGCACTGGCGCAAACTTTTTCAAAGTACATGATCAGATGCGCGCGCGTTTGAAAGCAAACCCTATTCCAATTCAGATTCCAATTGGCGCTGAAGAAAACTTCAAGGGCGTAGTTGACCTCGTCAAAATGAAAGCCATTTTGTGGGATGAAGAGTCACAAGGGATTAAATTTAACTACGAAGAAATTCCAGCGGAATTATTAGATACCGCTAACGAGTGGCGCGAAAAAATGCTCGAAGCTGCAGCTGAATCTTCTGAAGAGTTAATGGACAAGTATTTGAGTGGTGAGCCACTTTCTGAAGAGGAAGTAAAGATTGCTCTTCGCGCCCGAACTCTTGCCGGTGAAATTGTGCCAATGATGTGCGGTTCTGCTTTTAAGAACAAGGGTGTGCAGGCGATGTTGGATGGCGTAATTGATTACATGCCAGCACCATCAGATATTCCTCCAGTTACAGGAGAATTAGAAAACGGTGAAAAAACTGAGCGTCATGCAACTGATGATGAAAAGTTTTCAGCACTCGCGTTTAAGATTATGACCGACCCGTTTGTTGGGCAGCTCATTTTCTTCCGTGTTTATTCTGGAGTCATTAATTCTGGCGATACGATTTATAACCCAATCAAGGGCAAAAAAGAGCGTATTGGACGAATTCTGCAGATGCATGCAAACCAACGTGAAGAAATTAAAGAAGTTCGCGCTGGTGATATCGCTGCGGCAGTCGGATTAAAAGATGCTACGACTGGAGAAACATTATGTGATCCATCATCCATTATTATTCTTGAAAGAATGGTGTTCCCGGAGCCAGTAATTTCTCAAGCTGTTGAGCCGAAGACAAAAGTTGACCAAGAAAAAATGGGTATTGCTTTAAATCGTCTAGCTCAAGAAGATCCATCATTCCGCGTTAAAACAGACGAAGAGTCTGGCCAAACGATTATTTCTGGTATGGGTGAGTTGCACTTAGAAATTCTTGTAGACCGAATGAAGCGTGAATTTGGTGTAGAGGCAACGGTTGGTAAGCCACAGGTTGCATACCGCGAAACAATTCGTAAAGTATGTGAAGAAATCGAAGGTAAATTTGTTAAGCAGTCTGGTGGACGTGGACAGTATGGCCATGTTGTGTTGAAGTTGGAGCCACAAGAGCCAGGCAAGGGTTACGAATTCGTTGACGCAATTAAGGGTGGTGTTGTACCACGCGAGTACATTCCTGCAGTTGATAAGGGTATTCAAGAAACATTGAATAACGGTGTAGTTGCTGGTTATCCGGTTGTTGACATTAAAGCAACATTATTCTTTGGCTCATACCATGATGTTGACTCAAATGAGAACGCATTTAAGATGGCTGGTTCAATGGCCTTCAAAGAAGGTATGCGTCGCGCAAGTCCTGTACTTTTAGAGCCAATGATGGCTGTTGAAGTGGAGACGCCTGAAGATTTCATGGGTAACGTCATGGGAGATTTATCTTCACGCCGCGGAATATTGCAAGGTATGGATGATATCGCAGGTGGTGGCGGCAAGATTGTGCGTGCTGAAGTTCCATTAGCTGAGATGTTTGGATATTCAACGGGTTTACGTTCTTTAACACAAGGGCGTGCAACATACACGATGGAATTCAAGCATTATGCAGAGGCTCCAAAGAATGTGGCAGATGCTGTTATTGCATCCAAAGCAAAATAA